Proteins from a single region of Juglans microcarpa x Juglans regia isolate MS1-56 chromosome 5S, Jm3101_v1.0, whole genome shotgun sequence:
- the LOC121267493 gene encoding probable LRR receptor-like serine/threonine-protein kinase At3g47570, which yields MIDVASALKYLHYGYSAVIVHCDLKPSNVLLDVDMVAHVANFGIAKLLGDADSTMQTMTLATLRYMAPECGLGGVVSTEGDVYSYGILLIETFTRKKPTDDMFVGEMSLKHWVNEALPISTIDIVDAKLLGNKRYSIALEEYISSIMRLALDCCAELPEQRTNMKIVLATLKKIKTKSLRDVEGH from the exons ATGATTGATGTCGCATCAGCATTGAAATACCTTCATTATGGTTACTCAGCAGTTATTGTTCATTGTGACTTGAAGCCAAGCAATGTCTTATTAGATGTGGATATGGTTGCACATGTTGCTAATTTTGGCATCGCCAAACTCTTAGGTGATGCGGATTCTACGATGCAGACCATGACTCTTGCTACTTTGCGGTATATGGCAccag AGTGTGGATTAGGAGGAGTTGTTTCTACAGAAGGAGATGTGTATAGTTATGGCATTCTACTCATTGAgacttttacaagaaaaaaacctACAGATGACATGTTTGTAGGAGAAATGAGCTTGAAGCATTGGGTAAATGAAGCATTGCCTATTTCAACGATTGATATTGTTGATGCCAAGTTGTTGGGAAACAAAAGATATTCTATTGCCTTGGAGGAGTACATATCTTCAATTATGAGATTGGCTTTAGATTGTTGTGCAGAGTTGCCTGAACAAAGAACTAACATGAAAATTGTTTTAGCCACATTAAAGAAGATCAAGACAAAGTCTTTAAGAGATGTCGAAGGACACTGA
- the LOC121267113 gene encoding uncharacterized protein LOC121267113 — translation MIQEGIKAAQNRQKSYADNRRRNMEFTVRDWVIEKVGPVAYILDLPAEMKGIHNVFHVSTLKKSFGERRLVVMKPGEISLQPNLSYKEWPVQIVDHKEQELRNRKIPIVKVL, via the exons ATGATTCAAGAAGGAATCAAAGCAGCCCAGAATAGGCAGAAGAGCTATGCCGATAACCGACGGAGGAATATGGAGTTTACAGTAAGAGATTGG GTAATTGAAAAAGTTGGCCCCGTAGCTTACATATTGGATTTGCCAGCAGAGATGAAGGGAATAcataatgtgtttcatgtgtcaacCTTAAAGAAAAGTTTTGGAGAAAGACGGCTAGTGGTAATGAAGCCTGGTGAGATATCGCTTCAACCCAACTTGTCTTATAAAGAATGGCCAGTGCAGATTGTGGATCACAAGGAACAAGAGTTGAGGAATCGGAAGATACCTATTGTGAAAGTACTCTAG